In Bactrocera oleae isolate idBacOlea1 chromosome 3, idBacOlea1, whole genome shotgun sequence, a genomic segment contains:
- the LOC106614927 gene encoding vesicle transport protein SFT2C has product MASLKQDLDEYLLLQSDQKKNFSAKIPQIKVPDLGKLFTRSEPTEPSNSWLQDTQDSCCPKLSRLQRIVGFVACLGLGALCFSISVFYIPVLILKARKFALLYSLGSMFFILGFCFLSGFGAFLKTAFSKPRMLVSGTYTSSLIATLYCALLVHSTALTVLFAVAQIIALLFMIVGTVPGGASGIKLFGKMFKSTVSSTSTLPV; this is encoded by the exons ATGGCTAGCTTGAAACAAGACTTGGATGAATATTTGCTACTGCAAAGCGATCAAAAAAAGAACTTCAGTGCCAAAATTCCACAAATCAAAGTGCCAGATTTGGGAAAATTATTTACGCGTTCTGAGCCAACGGAACCCAGCAATAGTTGGCTGCAAGATACACAAGACAGTTGTTGTCCTAAATtg TCACGATTACAGCGCATTGTGGGTTTTGTTGCTTGTTTAGGACTAGGTGCTCTTTGTTTCAGCATTTCTGTTTTTTACATACCAGTGTTAATATTGAAAGCCCGTAAATTCGCTCTACTTTATTCTTTGGGTAGCATGTTTTTCATACTTGGCTTTTGCTTTTTATCTGGCTTTGGTGCCTTCCTCAAGACTGCTTTTTCAAAGCCACGTATGTTGGTATCCGGCACATATACCAGCTCTTTGATAGCAACACTTTACTGCGCACTGTTAGTACATAGCACAGCGTTAACCGTCCTCTTTGCCGTGGCGCAAATAATCGCTCTTCTATTTATGATAGTTGGTACAGTTCCCGGTGGAGCTTCCGGAATAAAGTTATTCGGAAAAATGTTCAAGAGCACCGTATCCTCAACAAGTACACTGCCCGTTTAG